GTCCTGGGCAGCGCGCGGTAGAACCCGAGCTTCAGACCGGTGCCGTCAAGGGCAGACGGCTCCGGTCTTGACCCACTTGGCGATGAGCTCGCCCAAGATCTCCTGATTGCCCGGTGCCGGCTCGCGACCGGCGCCGGGAGTCCAGGCCCAGGCGACCAGATGATCTTCGCCCATATGCTCGGTAATCTCTCTCAGGGTCCGATCGCCGTTGCGCTCCGGATCCTTGATCTGCTTACAGATCTCGCCCAGGGACAGGTCTTCCCAACCCATTTTTCGCGGCGCCAGCAGCCATTTCGAGGCCCCCGGCACGGCCCCCGGATCGAAGTTGTCCGGACCGTGACAGGTGCGGCAGCGCATTCCGACAGGACCGAGGCCCCGCTGGACCGGCGGCTCGTGCAGATCGCCGGTCTCGCCCTGGAGTGGGCTGTCGCCGCTGGGATGACAGTTGACGCAGCGCGGGTGCTGAATCACCTTGCCCGCCTCGGTGAATAGTGCCACCGAGCGCTCGGACTTGTTCTTGATTCCAGCGAACTCCTCCGCGCCTCTGAGCTCGGCGCCCCCTGAGCCGGTCGAGGCAGTCGAAACGGCAAAGGCGAGAACAACCAACAACAGGCCCGGCAGGATCGGTTTTCGCAGCATTCCTCAGCTCCTCTCGAGGTTGCGAAACGGCAAGCTGTGGACTCGCTTGCCGGTCAGGGCGAAGTAGGCGTTGGCCACCGCCGGAGCGATCGGTGGCACTCCGGGCTCACCGACGCCGGTCGGATTCTCGCTCGAGGGCATGATGTGAACCTCGACCTCGGGCATCTCGTGGATCCGGAGCGAACGGTAGTTGTTGAAGTTCGACTCGTTGACCCGGCCGTCCTCGAGCCGAATCTCGCTGTAGAGCGCCGCTCCCAGACCGTAGCCGATGCCACTCTCCATCTGCGAGCGAATGATGTCGGGATTGATGGGAATGCCGCAGTCGACGGCACAGACCACCCGCTTGACACTGGGCATCCCCCGGTCGTCGAGCTCGACTTCGACCACCTGAGCGACGAACGATGAGAACGACTCGTGCACGGCGATTCCGCGGGCGCGCCCCTCGGGGAGCGGCTCGCCCCAGCCGGCCTTCTCCACCGCGGTCGCGAAGACACCCAGATGCCGCGGGTGATCCTGGAGCAGCTCCCGGCGCATCTCGACCGGATCGCGGCCGGCCGCATGAGCCACCTCGTCGAAGAAGGTCTCGGTGGTGAAGCCGTTGTGGGTGTGGCCGACCGAGCGCCACCAGAGCACCGGCACACCGACCTCGGTGGTGTGCAGATCGACCCGCAGGTTGGCAATCGCGTAGGGCAGCTGCCGAGCCCCTTCGACCGAGGTGCCGTCGATACCGTCTTGGACCAGCGCTGCTTCGAACGGCGTGCCCTTCAAGATCGACTGACTGACGATTCGGTGCGTCCAGGCGACCAAGCGACCGTCGGCGTCCAGACCGGCTTGGAGCCGGTGGACGGTCAGCGGACGGTAGCGGCCGCCGCGGATGTCATCCTCCCGGGTCCAGACCAGCTTGATTGGTCGGCCTTTGGCACCGGTGGCTGCCGCGGCCTTGGCGAGCATCGCCGCTTCGCCGGCCACGTCCCCGGTGGGCGTCGCGCGCCGGCCGAAGCTACCTCCACCGAGGAGAGTCCGAAGCCGGACGTTCTGAGGCTCGAGACCGAGGACCCCGGCGATCACGCCCTGATCGACGGTCTGGAGCTGCGAGCCGGCCCAGACGTCGCAGCTGCCGTCACGCAGATGAATGGCGCAGTCCAGTGGCTCCATCGGAGCATGCGCCAGATAGGGGAACTCGTAGTCGGCGCTGATGACTCGGGCGGCTCCGGCCAGAGCCGCGTCGGGATCACCGTCCTTGCGCGCCTCGAGCCCCGCCTGATCGAGCAGACCGCGATACTCGGCCAGGATCTCGGCGCTACCGAGCTTCTCGGCGGCGCTCTCGTCCCACTCGATCTTGCCCGCGAGGGCGTCGCGCCCCTTCTTGGCCGCCCAGAAGCCCTGTGCGAGCACGGCCACGCCCTGCGGGATGGAGATCACGTCGACCACTCCGGGCACGCTCCTGGCGGCTTCGGCATCGACACTCCCGACCGTGCCGCCGAATCGAGGCGGCCGTGCAATCACGGCTGTCAGCATCTCGGGCAACGCGAGATCGTAGGTGTAGCTGGCTTCGCCTCTGGACTTGGCGGGCACGTCCACCCGCGGCAGGCCCTCGCGGCCGATCAGGGTGAAGTCCTTGGGGTCCTTCAACTCCACTTCGGCGACCGGCGAGCTCTCGGCGAGGGCCGCCGCGCGCTCGGCCAGCTCACCGAATCGCGCGCTGCGTCCCGAACCGGCGTGGCTCACGACCCCACTCCGCACCTCGATTTCAGCAGTCGGGACAGCCCACGCCTCCGCCGCCGCGGCGACCAGCAACGCCCGCCCGGCGGCCCCGGCGCGGCGCATCTGTTCCCAGGAGTTGGCGATCGCGGTCGAGCCGCCGGTGCCCTGGACGCCGAAAAAGAGGTTCGCGTACTTCGAAGCGTCGGCCGGAGCCGCTTCGACCCGAACCCGCGCCCA
The genomic region above belongs to bacterium and contains:
- a CDS encoding Isoquinoline 1-oxidoreductase subunit; translation: MLRKPILPGLLLVVLAFAVSTASTGSGGAELRGAEEFAGIKNKSERSVALFTEAGKVIQHPRCVNCHPSGDSPLQGETGDLHEPPVQRGLGPVGMRCRTCHGPDNFDPGAVPGASKWLLAPRKMGWEDLSLGEICKQIKDPERNGDRTLREITEHMGEDHLVAWAWTPGAGREPAPGNQEILGELIAKWVKTGAVCP
- a CDS encoding xanthine dehydrogenase family protein molybdopterin-binding subunit → MLNGYKTTRDSTSSGVDRRQVLKGGLVLGTGLVIGLRLPRRSLAMTEASGQGGELVANAFLRIAPDDTVTILSKHIEFGQGSFTGLATILAEELDADWARVRVEAAPADASKYANLFFGVQGTGGSTAIANSWEQMRRAGAAGRALLVAAAAEAWAVPTAEIEVRSGVVSHAGSGRSARFGELAERAAALAESSPVAEVELKDPKDFTLIGREGLPRVDVPAKSRGEASYTYDLALPEMLTAVIARPPRFGGTVGSVDAEAARSVPGVVDVISIPQGVAVLAQGFWAAKKGRDALAGKIEWDESAAEKLGSAEILAEYRGLLDQAGLEARKDGDPDAALAGAARVISADYEFPYLAHAPMEPLDCAIHLRDGSCDVWAGSQLQTVDQGVIAGVLGLEPQNVRLRTLLGGGSFGRRATPTGDVAGEAAMLAKAAAATGAKGRPIKLVWTREDDIRGGRYRPLTVHRLQAGLDADGRLVAWTHRIVSQSILKGTPFEAALVQDGIDGTSVEGARQLPYAIANLRVDLHTTEVGVPVLWWRSVGHTHNGFTTETFFDEVAHAAGRDPVEMRRELLQDHPRHLGVFATAVEKAGWGEPLPEGRARGIAVHESFSSFVAQVVEVELDDRGMPSVKRVVCAVDCGIPINPDIIRSQMESGIGYGLGAALYSEIRLEDGRVNESNFNNYRSLRIHEMPEVEVHIMPSSENPTGVGEPGVPPIAPAVANAYFALTGKRVHSLPFRNLERS